TCAACAGGTATGGTTGTTCACGTctgaggtttttgtttgtttgtttttgttttgatacCCCATTCTGTGTCAGTGAAGGGCCTGTACTATTTCTCCAATTGGTTAACACTCTGCGTGGAAGCCTGGCTGGCCCTGAAGGCCTCTATAGATTGAAATCATCTCAACATAGACTTCAGGTTacagaacaaaaacagtaaaaaatgaCCAAATAAAGGATCCTTTCCAGACAAAAAAAGTAATAACTAGTAGCTAAATTACATTTTGTTACACtccacagaaaacaaactggaaaaaaaatcaagatatACAGTTTtcaactgtaaaataaaatgtattttgaggTGTCTGAACCTTATGCAACACAAGATTTTAATGCTATTTCATTTATGCAGAGCCACAGCGCAAGATAAAAACTGACTGGCatgggggtggggagggggaGAAAAGGGACTTAGGGTTTGGGGTAATGTTCTCTGGAAACCAAATATATTGTATGTTTGTGGTGTGCTGTATAAGACAGTTTCCTTTTGTtctaaaagcaaataaatattgcattataaaaaaaaaaacctgactggCATGATAACGGTCTCATTTTTTTAAGTACTCGATCTCATGTTACTCTACTTCAtccctttttcatttctccTGAGGTTGTGTTAGTATCCATTAAGAAGGATATTCACATTTGATTTCATTGTGAAAATCAATAGGGGCAATCACATTAGATGAAACtattaacaaatgtattattaagAAATATACATGAGGAGAGTGATATCAGTCATTCATTTTAATATCTGTTTActtttcattttggtttttaaataatgatcaattatttaaaaacattaagCCAGTTTTTGAACATCAAACTGTGCTGTAGTGCAGTTCAAATGATCCTGTGctctatatttaaaaagaataattaGAACACAACTACAgaaagtaatatttttaatgattaatctaaaaatttgaatgacaacacagtaaaacattttttaatagtTGCAGAAGCTTATCAGTTACTGCTGAAAAAGGTGATTGTCTTTAGTGTTCTTCAATTCATAAAAAATGAGTAATAAAAAAGactataaattaataaattggTTTACTTGCAATTAACTGAACAGTATTTTGAGGTGTTTAGaaatttctttcatctttagtCCATATATGATTGGATTGCAGAGAGGGTTATATATTACAAACTGTAATGTCATTATAAAACGTGCAGTTTTAGGAAACTCTGATTCCAGTCTAACTATAACCATATCATACATAAGCAAACAAGAATAGTTAATTAGAACTAGCACATGAGGCAAACAGGTTTGTGCAGCTTTTTTTCTGACATTTCCACAACTCTCATAGGCAACTATAATTATCTTTATGTATGTAAAAAGTATGAAAAACATAGGAGAAAGTGCAACACTAAATAGAACAACCATACCATATATAGATAATTCTCTTGAATTGACACAATAAAGATGGTTGACCGAATTGTTACAAAAAATACCTTTCAGAGTAAAGTTACAGAGTGGTGTATTTGCATTTCCTACTATTGGCACTGCAACCTGAATAGCAGGTAAAAACCAGCACAAAACCAGGAAAATATTGACCCTTGTTCTTCTCATGATAGTTGGATATTGCAGAGGTTTACATATAGACACATATCTGTCATAAGCCATGGCTGACAGCAGTAAGAATTCTGAGCAACTTAAGGCATAAAACAGGAATACTTGAAAGAGACAGGCTTGATACAAAATAATCTGTTTTTCAGATAAGAAGTCAATCAAAAGCTTCGGGTAGATGACAGTGCTCAAAATAACAGAGTTCACTAACAAAGCAGCAATGAAAATGTACATAGGCTCATGGAGGCTTTTTTGAACTACAACAAGCCACACAATAGTGGAATTGCTGCAAATTATAAGAACATACACCATAAACATGATCACAAAATAAAGATAACGGTATTTCTCCACTTCCACGTGACCACCGAAGGTTATATATGTTAGATTCATTTCAGCATTCGTAAAGATCAGAAACTgaactaaaatgtaaaacaggTAGAACGAGTAACAAGCAgtgtatataaaatatttgttttatgtagATTGTCTTATTGATAGATACCTAAACTTGGtgtgtgttcattttttaaaagtgaacaaCTCAAGTTACATCAACTATATAATGAAACTTCAGTCTCTATGGATCTCATTAAACCCTCCACATGGACTTGCTACTATGTTGACCACTTTAAGAGAGTGTTAGCTGTTAGACCTTACCTACATGGGTGCACATTCTTTTTTTATCTTCCTAACCACACTTtgcactttgaaaaaaaaaaattatgccgCATTAGGTGCACTAAACACAGCAAACCATGCGATTCTCATaagtaaatgtattttaagaaaATTCTATTGCTTATAGGAATTTATTATAGAGAGCAAAACACTTGGAAAAGTTAGTAAAAAAGTGTGGGCTCTAAATAATGGAACACTTTGGTTTGTCAGTCTATTCTGCCACAAAGAAACTACACCCTTTATAGAGTTTGCAATAATAGGCCCAAATTTGTTGTCGTTGCTGAGCTTTTTGGTGTGTATATTGAAAACCAGAGATCTTGTAGTCTATGTGGTGCTGCCTTAGCGGATTCAATCATTTTCCATGCAGTAGTAGTTCTAATAGCAGGGCTgtactgggacaaaaaattggcccgggcattttgactagagaccggcccaccatttattataggaaaagccataaagcctttggaTGAAAAGAAACGCTGTCGTGACAGTGATGTACCCTGTCtttttggtatatgtatgatttctatacattttacttcatactaaaaactttggttgtaagattcagataattatttattaaaagctagacattttaaatgagaataagaaagaaaggtatttctttgtgcccccctttccctgttaatgccctacctggccccctggcaaaactttcctagacccgcccctgcacagttaccagctgtcagctacgtagaaaaggatcctggtgttatttgttcataacttcccttcaactcatccatgtcacctaaaaggtaaacctgtttctccatcatgtgttcagctgtgatgattcagtaaggacatctcctggtttcatcttcatgtttccctctcaccacatatcatgaccagcagcttttacaacTGTGGCACtagcaaacatcaactgatactagaaattaatattaaataaattctaacaacagcttatcacgcttaaacgtgctgctgttgtttagcgcgacatccgctggtttcctctttatggagcaaagtgggcgataaacaaacgagagaagaagaagcagctgacagcgtaaagacgcagaataacagtgatgggatttctggctctttttagagaactggctctttcggctcgactcactaaaaagagccggctctttcggctccgaaccggctcttcaggttgttttgttgctttaattaatttattattaacaataatataaaattatgcacaaaaggaattactaatgtaaaaaaaacgtggttttatttatatatgtttatatataaatatatacggtggcccctagagatagggttgccaaccgtcccttaaaaaacggaatcgtcccgtatttagaaacaaaagtacacgtcccgtattgagctaataagggacgcactttgtcccgtaatacagtgagaatcaaaagtagtctataaatgttaatggaattaacgctttgtttgaaaacataattcccagcccctctcctgctttgtgaccaatgagctgacagcacacttatgacagttcgagtatgacaattcagattaccgcttatctcattggtcgaggaaaggtcgcttacggagaaaataccggaagacaacagatgaccacaacaagaagcatggccaacagggaaacaaacgccgacactgcggtgcaagtctcggacgacagtacacctaaagctgggcatacactgtgcgattttttcagtcacgttattcagctcctgctcaaactgcacgattgactcgcaggggttataaattcgtaggtcacgatgcagggtctcacactatacggcccgatgctctgatgcgacctgagtgctcacactgtgcctccataaaatgaaggttataacagaaaatctgtcgctcactctccctctctgtctttcactcacacagacacgcacaccaccaccatcagctttgctaaattgctaatgaaaaacattgatcaggcagctgtgattgagcagcaatgtaaatccaactattttcacggttgttgtggtcgtgataattttgtgatgccacatcgaaaaggcttggatgagctttccaaagttctacaagttgtgcctccatcgtttgtgtccagatcacacgctgcacagccgtgctgctccgtctttttcaccgacgtttacgtgtttgcgcgtgcgcagtgtgagcggctgcggtgacaccctcacgagcgattgatgatcgggagctggtcgtgaggtgttaatcgcttctcgttaccccacgtatactacacgatgcacggtgaaggccaaaatcgggccgatcaccaaatcggtcgcacgactcaaaaattggctcaaaatgggccaaaaaatcgcacagtgtaagcccagcattagaccagcaatgtttgttcccctcagagaaagaaaaaaaaggctgcaaaagtactgggaggaatgggaaaaggaaaacacctggctggaaaagtgcacgataacacctataaagcgcactgcactgtgtgccggcgcactttttccataggcatgcttctaatggtgggcacatgaagaacatgaggcgCGTGAAAGCTCcgggaacccttaaccaattttttgtccaccaggccacggcagaagcagatatggtcTGTAAacattggtttgttttttaaaccctctggttaaggttaatatgggcatgtgcagtgaatatcagcgctatgtggccagaagtgtgataatataatttattttgtgtaataaacaactgcaaggataaatgattacaacaaatagatgactaatacataaaagtaatacatagatgaataatgatgatgagttatgatgcgtaatcatgggaacaagtGGGTTTACAAACgggagcagctgattagcattagaaaagctgaaataatacctcaactgaagccaatcatactaaatgcactatatgtgcactgttacaagaatgtttttcagagttcttttaaagaaagatttacttatactctcaaaagttaagcatgacaggcttctgtttaagaaagagacctattttattgtgttaatgttgtcattttgagctaaaaataaatggctaaatgatcatttgtttcccatatggtcatatcacaaagaatatgcatctacttaaatcaaattcaagccaaatggttaaaaaaaataatttcacacacacaaagagctacaaaattcaccacactgggaagggtgaagacaactgggttgcccggccctggccacgaggtgtcccttatttatttttcagggagttggcaaccctacctagagacaaagcacatacaaactccaaaacacatttctagcgttaactggacttccaaaacagagctacctagatcacttaaattacacaattgaaagcatatgtgtattgtttgtgtatttatacacaagcactcatatatattcaaataattaaaaaaaatgttcatttacctgttactaccacacaccaaatccggtcattggtacttcctggcttgtgtagccactaggtaacaaaagctcaacactgcctctagcatcctggagcacttctgttgtgttttgtacgtgctttggagtttgtacgtgctttggagtttttatgtgttttggagtttttacgtgttttggagtttttactgttttggagtttgtacgtgctttggggtttgtacgtgttttggagtttgtacgtgctttgtctctaggggccaccgtaaatatacttttatttattcactccacataaaatgtaataaataaattatataatacaaaaaccaactatttacatttcaacttttaactatttaaattttcagctttttccttttaaacaaatttaaagtgaaaaaacacaaaacacttgcaaaccacaacacaattaaatataaatatgaaaaaatatgaaaataaaaagaagatgcacattctctgtcatatgggcctgcatgaatacactttctgaatcctttatcatctgcaactgaaaatagttgtggatgattactatacctttctaatgtgacgttgttgtccctggctctctttctctctctttccctcctgctctgttcctgtgctactgcgagtgtaaccaCCGCACCTCCCCCCttttcccagcgcaaagcacaaggctggcgtgcggagtgaagcggaaaaaagtgcgagagagagggtgagagaacgaaaaaaaacccccacgttgttcacttcaaagagtcagctctaagagccgtttcattcgcgaccgacacatcactaattTGTATTCAGCCAATCTTGATATCTGATCACTCAGCTTTATTATGCAGCGTTGACCTGCCTAACACTAAGACTAGGGCCTCAACATAGTCAAAATGAACATACTGTCATGTCTTAATTTCCTTTTATTCATGTTGCCACTTCTCCCTCCTCTGACTTACTTTAAGGATCTACACTCTGTGGTGTCTAAATTTATTTGGAATGGGAAAAGGTCTAGGATACGTTTGTCAACTTTGCAGCAGGCCAAATTACTTGGTGGTTTGGCAGTACCAGTTTTACTACTGGTCATTCAAAATCAGGGTGCTTAGGGGGTTGTTTATGAGGCTACTACTGCATGGAAAATGATTGAATCCACTAAGGCAGCACCACATAGACTACAAGATCTCTTGTTTTCAATATACACACCAAAAAGCTCAGCAACGACAACAAATTTGGGCCTATTATTGCAAACTCTATAAAGGCTGTAGTTTCTTTGTGGCAGAATAGATCGACAAAACAAAGTGTTCCATTATGTGTAGAGCccgcactttttttttaactaacttTTCCAAGTGTTTTGCTCTCTACAGTAAATTCCTATTAGCAATAGAATtttcttaaaatacatttacttATTAGAATCGCATGGTTTACTGTGTTTAGTGCACCTAACgctgaattatttttttttttcaaagtgcaAAGTGTGGTTAGGAAGATAAAAAAAGAATGTGCACCCATGTAGGTAAGATCTAACAGCTAACACTCTCTTAAAGTGGTCAACGTAGTAGCAAGTCCATGTGGAGGGTTTAATGAGATCCATAGAGACTGAAGTTTCATTATATAGTTGATGTGACTTTTGCTGTTCACTTTCAAAATACGAACACACACCAAGTTTAGGTATCTGTGAATAAGACAATctacataaaacaaatattttatatacacTGCTTGTTACTCGTTCTAcctgttttacattttagttcAGTTTCTGATCTTTACGAATGCTGAAATGAATCTAACATATATAACCTTCGGTGGTCACGTGGAAGTGGAGAAATACCGTTATCTTTATTTTGTGATCATGTTTATGGTGTATGTTCTTATAATTTGCAGCAATTCCACTATTGTGTGGCTTGTTGTAGTTCAAAAAAGCCTCCATGAGCCTATGTACATTTTCATTGCTGCTTTGTTAGTGAACTCTGTTATTTTGAGCACTGTCATCTACCCGAAGCTTTTGATTGACTTCTTATCTGAAAAACAGATTATTTTGTATCAAGCCTGTCTCTTTCAAGTATTCCTGTTTTATGCCTTAAGTTGCTCAGAATTCTTACTGCTGTCAGCCATGGCTTATGACAGATATGTGTCTATATGTAAACCTCTGCAATATCCAACTATCATGAGAAGAACAAGGGTCAATATTTTCCTGGTTTTGTGCTGGTTTTTACCTGCTATTCAGGTTGCAGTGCCAATAGTAGGAAATGCAAATACACCACTCTGTAACTTTACTCTGAAAGGTATTTTTTGTAACAATTCGGTCAACCATCTTTATTGTGTCAATTCAAGAGAATTATCTATATATGGTATGGTTGTTCTATTCAATGTTGCACTTTCTCCTAtgttttttatactttttacaTACATAAAGATAATTATAGTTGCCTATGAGAGTTGTGGAAATGTCAGAAAAAAAGCTGCACAAACCTGTTTGCCTCATGTGCTAGTTCTAATTAACTATTCTTGTTTGCTTATGTATGATATGGTTATAGTTAGACTGGAATCAGAGTTTCCTAAAACTGCACGTTTTATAATGACATTACAGTTTGTAATATATAACCCTCTCTGCAATCCAATCATATATGGactaaagatgaaagaaatttCTAAACACATCAAAATACTGTTCAGTTAATTGCAAGCAAAccaatttattaatttatagtCTTTTTTATTACTGATTTTTCTATGAATTGaagaagaataaagaaaatcaCCTTATTCAGCAGTAACTGATAAGCTTCTGCAACTattcaaaatattttactgcgttgtcattcaaatttttagattaatcattaaaaatattactttcTGTAGTTGTATTCTAATTATTCTTGTAAAATTTAGAGCATAGCATCATTTGAACTGCACTACAGCAAAGTGTGATGTTCAAAAACTGGCTTAATGTTTTCCTCCTATAACTGAGAATTGATCAatatttaaaaaccaaaatgaaaagTAAACAGATATTAAAATGAATGTCTGATATCACTCtcattaataatacatttgttaataGTTTCATCTAATGTGATTGCCCCTATTGATTTTCACAATGAAATCAAATGTGAATATCCTTCTCAATGGATCCTAACATAACAtcaagagaaatgaaaaagggatgaagtagcccatatggaaaagaaatagtaaaaacttataaaagacttgcataaaatgtggcctacttcatatagtgaatcatataaggcttatatgatttactcatgaaagtggccactttctcattactttcatatattgttttagtaagtatccaaaacatataagtttcatttatataatttttcaagggatcttatatctgtttttactcttgtatgcttttcatacaaggtTCACACAAGACATATACAAACtgtataagatttatatatatcttttccatatgggagaGTAACATTGGGTCGAGTACTTAAAAAAATGAGACAGATATCATGCCAGTCACTTTTTATCTTGTGGATCTGTGTAAATGAAATTGCATTACAATCTTGTGTTGCATACAGTTCAGACAcctcaaaatacattttattttacagttgaAAACTATAtatcttgatttttttccccagtttgttttctttggagTGCAAGAAAATGTAGTTCAGCTAGTAGTTATGACTTTCTTTTTCTGGAAAGGATCCTTTATTTGGTCAGTTTTACTATTTTTATACTGGAAGGCATGGGTGTAACCTGAGGTCTCTGTTGAGATGATTTCAATCTATAGAGGCCTTCAGGGCCAGCCAGTCTTCCACGCAGAGTGTTAACCAATTGGAGAAATAGTACAGGCCCTTCACTGACACAGAATGGGgtatcaaaacacaaaacaaaaacaaacaaacaaaaaactcagaCGTGAACAACCATACCTGTTGATTATAATAGACTGATATACAATACAGCTGGACTTGAACCCTCAAGTGACATTTTTGGTATTCTGGccttatttttaaatgattttacagttttatatttttaacagaAATGTGAATAAACTCTGGCGAGGACTGCCTAGTTGGTGAACTATGCCCTCCCTTTATGATTGTTTTAATTGGCCCAGAGAAAGTGGCCAGGGTGAAGTTTCGGCTGTAGCATTTATCAAATGTTCACTTTTTAAGATTGATGAAGTCTGTATCTCTGAGGTTCTGGTTTTTGaactaaaatgtgaaaaagctaCTGTGTGTACAGTTATGTAACAATCTATGTAACAATCTGTTATCTGTgggataataaaggtttattctattctattctattctactatATTAGATATTTTTATCAGGAAGGCCCAGATGGGTTGCCCACTGCCAAAGGGTGAGTCCCAGAGGACCAGAGGCAACAGGCAGTCAAGGCTGCTGGAGACTGGCTTTCCTAGCAGTTTCTTCATGGTTATTTGTTTGTGGGATTCCCAGGTACATCCGACTACATTTTTCCAGTACGAATGACATTCCGATGTTGTTACTGTCAATGATTCAGGGGTTTCAGGCATATGCAAAAGACGAGTGGGGACAGCGCATCTCCTTGGTaaatcccgcacttgatggcgACTTGTGCTATAGGCTTGAAGTTCGCCACACCCCCATCAAATTTTATGATTGAGGATCTTAGTGTCCTTTTTATCTTGTACAAATCTATGCATTCCAAGATCTGTGTGTGGGGCATCGAGTCATAGGCTTTCTTGTCAATCCAGGTGATGCATAGGTTGCTGagcctggtcttgcagtcttggGTACCTtgtaccagtagctggtgtgtTGTTTCTCTGGAATTCCTTCTTATTCCCTTCTGTGTATTGAGCCATATGTCTGTTCATCTTAGCAGGGTCCATGTGGTGTGGTGACCTGTTCATTTGCGCTGCCAGAAACTCATGGACTCTAGTCAGCTTCTTTAGCGTTTTAAGCACTATTTTCCTAAATCCAGCAACACACACTGTGTCAGTTTGTGAGAGCTGGGCTCCATTATGTAAATTAGCCTCTATACATGAAGTgtttcatgtccactttaaaGGTCTGTGGTATGTAGCCCATATTTAAGATTGAGGTTTAATTTAAGGTAGGACCTCTTTGAGCAGTACTGTTGGAA
This is a stretch of genomic DNA from Pelmatolapia mariae isolate MD_Pm_ZW linkage group LG16_19, Pm_UMD_F_2, whole genome shotgun sequence. It encodes these proteins:
- the LOC134645812 gene encoding olfactory receptor 6N2-like; the protein is MNLTYITFGGHVEVEKYRYLYFVIMFMVYVLIICSNSTIVWLVVVQKSLHEPMYIFIAALLVNSVILSTVIYPKLLIDFLSEKQIILYQACLFQVFLFYALSCSEFLLLSAMAYDRYVSICKPLQYPTIMRRTRVNIFLVLCWFLPAIQVAVPIVGNANTPLCNFTLKGIFCNNSVNHLYCVNSRELSIYGMVVLFSVALSPMFFILFTYIKIIIVAYESCGNVRKKAAQTCLPHVLVLINYSCLLMYDMVIVRLESEFPKTARFIMTLQFVIYNPLCNPIIYGLKMKEISKHLKILFS
- the LOC134645722 gene encoding olfactory receptor 6N2-like — translated: MNLTYITFGGHVEVEKYRYLYFVIMFMVYVLIICSNSTIVWLVVVQKSLHEPMYIFIAALLVNSVILSTVIYPKLLIDFLSEKQIILYQACLFQVFLFYALSCSEFLLLSAMAYDRYVSICKPLQYPTIMRRTRVNIFLVLCWFLPAIQVAVPIVGNANTPLCNFTLKGIFCNNSVNHLYCVNSRELSIYGMVVLFNVALSPMFFILFTYIKIIIVAYESCGNVRKKAAQTCLPHVLVLINYSCLLMYDMVIVRLESEFPKTARFIMTLQFVIYNPLCNPIIYGLKMKEISKHIKILFS